The following proteins are co-located in the Undibacter mobilis genome:
- the copC gene encoding copper homeostasis periplasmic binding protein CopC, producing MRRVFTKHQGLLIAGALALAPISALAHGHLDHAKPAVGATVAAPKEVSLWFTEAVEPKFSSIVVQDAKGTAMQIGKAEVAADNAANLKIKVKPLTPGVYSVTWKILSVDTHRTQGTFSFTVSP from the coding sequence ATGAGACGTGTGTTCACGAAACACCAGGGTCTTCTGATCGCCGGCGCATTGGCGCTGGCGCCAATCTCGGCGCTGGCGCATGGCCATCTCGATCACGCGAAACCGGCGGTCGGCGCGACTGTCGCGGCGCCGAAGGAAGTGTCGCTGTGGTTCACCGAAGCGGTCGAGCCAAAGTTCTCCTCGATCGTGGTGCAGGACGCCAAAGGCACGGCGATGCAGATCGGCAAGGCCGAGGTCGCGGCGGACAATGCCGCGAACCTCAAGATCAAGGTCAAGCCGCTGACGCCCGGCGTTTATTCGGTGACGTGGAAGATTCTCTCGGTCGATACCCATCGAACGCAGGGCACTTTCAGCTTCACCGTGAGCCCGTAA
- a CDS encoding TonB-dependent receptor family protein, giving the protein MPTSRWLGCASLYAIALISPANAQSTVQLPQVVVQGDTNPSLVTPTIERAQRDIEQTPGGVEIVPDSAFKDGPANTVKDVVGWVPGVIAQPKSNIDNRLSIRGSGLTRNYGNRGINLSIDGIPINSSDGLFDVFEIDPTAYRYVEVYKGANALRYGANALGGAINFVMPTGRDAAKFDARFDAGSFGYVKGAASTAGVYGQHDYFINASAQREDGYRDHSNGHIERLNSNFGYRFSPNAETRFYVNANSWRQRLPGELTKSTALNAPRTADPDFVAQDQQRNIDSIRIANKTTLRLDATTIDLGIYTHQRHVDHPIYRYLDFTVADYGGFARATDERNIGGYRNHLVMGVNALVGTMDYQEYTNVANATKGALLFSTLDKSQNYSIYAENSFYFLKNVAFVLGGQFLHAVRDRQDKFLSDGDQSGRRTYDIFSPKVGLLWDVDPGWQVYGNIARSAEVPTFDTNTFAAPASTNVDAQTATTYEIGTRGRRPDVTWDLSVYHARLKNELQCLTTAPWALCTVTNADRTVYQGIEAGFGFAFLKSIHAQDDRVWLNVSYTYSDFRFDGDATWGNNRLPGVPPHMLKAEVLYKNPNGFYAGPNIEWMPQSFYADNANTLTIDPYALLNFKVGYDRGTGWSGYVEGRNLFDKRYISTTMTAGTATANSALFNPGYGRAVYAGLRLKL; this is encoded by the coding sequence ATGCCCACCAGCCGTTGGCTCGGCTGCGCATCGCTCTATGCGATCGCGCTGATATCGCCTGCAAATGCTCAATCGACCGTTCAACTGCCTCAGGTCGTCGTCCAAGGCGACACCAACCCGTCGCTGGTGACGCCAACCATCGAACGAGCGCAGCGCGACATCGAACAGACGCCCGGCGGCGTCGAGATCGTGCCCGACTCCGCCTTCAAGGACGGCCCGGCGAATACGGTCAAAGACGTCGTTGGCTGGGTGCCCGGCGTTATCGCGCAGCCGAAGTCGAACATCGACAACCGGCTGTCGATCCGCGGCTCGGGCCTGACACGCAATTACGGCAATCGCGGCATCAACCTGTCGATCGACGGCATTCCGATCAATTCGTCCGACGGCCTGTTCGACGTGTTCGAGATCGACCCGACCGCCTACCGCTATGTCGAGGTCTACAAAGGCGCCAATGCGCTGCGCTACGGCGCCAATGCCCTCGGCGGCGCCATCAATTTCGTGATGCCGACCGGTCGCGACGCCGCGAAATTCGACGCGCGCTTCGATGCCGGCAGCTTCGGTTATGTGAAAGGCGCGGCCAGTACGGCCGGCGTCTATGGCCAGCACGACTACTTCATCAACGCCTCGGCACAGCGCGAAGACGGCTATCGCGACCACAGCAACGGCCATATCGAGCGCCTCAACTCGAACTTCGGCTATCGGTTCTCGCCCAATGCCGAAACGCGCTTCTATGTGAACGCCAATTCATGGCGCCAGCGCCTGCCGGGCGAACTCACCAAGTCAACCGCGTTGAATGCGCCGCGCACCGCCGATCCCGACTTCGTAGCGCAGGACCAGCAACGCAATATCGACTCGATCCGCATCGCCAACAAGACGACGCTGCGCCTTGACGCGACCACCATCGACCTCGGCATCTACACCCACCAGCGACATGTCGATCATCCGATCTATCGCTATCTCGACTTCACCGTGGCCGATTACGGCGGCTTCGCCCGCGCCACCGACGAGCGCAACATCGGCGGCTATCGCAACCATCTCGTCATGGGCGTCAATGCGCTCGTTGGCACGATGGACTACCAAGAATACACGAATGTCGCCAACGCGACCAAGGGTGCGCTGCTGTTCTCGACGCTGGACAAGTCGCAGAACTATTCCATCTACGCGGAAAACTCGTTCTACTTCCTGAAAAACGTCGCCTTTGTGCTGGGCGGACAGTTCCTGCATGCCGTACGCGACCGGCAGGACAAGTTCCTGTCCGACGGCGACCAGTCCGGCCGCCGCACCTACGACATCTTCAGCCCGAAAGTCGGCCTGCTGTGGGACGTCGATCCGGGCTGGCAGGTCTACGGCAACATCGCGCGCAGCGCCGAGGTGCCGACCTTCGACACCAATACTTTTGCCGCGCCGGCCAGCACCAATGTCGACGCGCAAACCGCAACTACCTACGAAATCGGCACGCGCGGACGCCGGCCGGATGTCACCTGGGATTTGTCGGTCTACCACGCGCGGCTCAAGAACGAATTGCAGTGCCTCACGACCGCACCGTGGGCGCTCTGCACCGTCACCAATGCCGATCGCACTGTGTATCAAGGCATCGAGGCGGGCTTTGGCTTCGCATTCCTGAAGTCGATCCACGCACAGGACGACCGCGTCTGGCTCAACGTCTCTTACACCTATAGCGACTTCCGGTTCGACGGCGACGCCACCTGGGGCAACAACCGCCTGCCCGGCGTGCCGCCGCATATGCTCAAGGCCGAGGTTCTCTACAAGAATCCGAACGGGTTCTATGCCGGTCCCAATATCGAGTGGATGCCGCAGTCCTTCTACGCCGACAATGCCAACACGCTAACGATCGATCCTTACGCCTTGCTGAATTTCAAGGTCGGCTATGACCGCGGCACGGGCTGGTCCGGCTATGTCGAAGGCCGCAACCTGTTCGACAAGCGATACATCTCGACGACGATGACGGCCGGAACCGCGACGGCCAACTCAGCCCTGTTCAATCCGGGTTACGGCCGCGCCGTCTATGCCGGCCTCCGCCTGAAACTATAG
- a CDS encoding biotin--[acetyl-CoA-carboxylase] ligase: MNREATDLAGVRHIAFDSLGSTNAEALVRARTGERGPLWITAAQQEIGRGRRGKEWASPVGNLYSSLLLTDPAPQAIAAQLSFVAALALHDAVADRAPHLGPLLTVKWPNDVLLGGAKIAGILIEAESGPPFAAVIGMGVNCASHPADTPYPATDLRTAGANVMPEMLLRALAAAMQARLAQWDRGQGFAAIRSAWLKRAAGLGQDIRVRLPEREFSGVFDGLDEQGRLLVRSEDGTTAVTAGEVFGFGQA, encoded by the coding sequence ATGAACCGCGAAGCCACGGACCTGGCGGGGGTCCGGCACATAGCTTTTGACAGTCTCGGCTCGACCAATGCCGAAGCGCTGGTGCGTGCGCGTACCGGCGAGCGCGGCCCGTTGTGGATCACCGCCGCGCAGCAGGAAATCGGTCGCGGCCGCCGCGGCAAGGAATGGGCCTCGCCAGTCGGCAATCTCTATTCGTCATTGCTGCTGACCGATCCCGCACCGCAGGCCATTGCCGCGCAACTGTCTTTCGTCGCCGCGCTGGCGCTGCATGACGCCGTTGCCGACCGCGCGCCGCACCTTGGACCATTGCTCACGGTGAAATGGCCCAATGACGTTCTGCTCGGTGGCGCCAAGATCGCGGGTATCCTGATCGAGGCCGAGAGCGGGCCGCCCTTCGCCGCCGTTATCGGCATGGGCGTCAACTGCGCCAGTCATCCGGCGGACACACCTTATCCGGCGACCGATCTGCGGACGGCGGGTGCGAATGTCATGCCGGAAATGCTGTTGCGCGCGCTGGCCGCGGCGATGCAGGCGCGGCTGGCGCAATGGGACCGCGGGCAAGGCTTTGCCGCGATCCGCAGCGCCTGGCTCAAGCGTGCCGCAGGTCTCGGGCAGGACATCAGGGTGCGCTTGCCGGAGCGGGAGTTCTCGGGAGTTTTCGACGGGCTGGACGAACAGGGCCGGCTTCTGGTGCGGAGCGAGGATGGCACCACCGCCGTCACCGCCGGTGAAGTATTTGGATTTGGACAAGCATGA
- a CDS encoding copper uptake system-associated protein, producing the protein MKLLRLFTIAAAVVLTAAGAYAEWRDPPQASAIRHALMAAFDKPEQRLAVEPVAVVGDHAVASWTQGDMGGRALLRLKSGTWTIILCAGDQLLDPNALIHAGIAEVSAKQLVAIVKDAGRQTPPERVAMFSRFEGLVSMDDHSHPQPHQKH; encoded by the coding sequence ATGAAACTCTTGCGCCTCTTCACGATTGCCGCGGCCGTCGTCCTGACCGCGGCGGGCGCATACGCCGAATGGCGCGATCCGCCCCAGGCGAGCGCCATCCGGCACGCTTTGATGGCCGCCTTCGACAAACCGGAGCAGCGGCTTGCCGTCGAGCCGGTCGCCGTCGTTGGCGATCACGCGGTCGCCAGTTGGACGCAAGGCGACATGGGCGGCCGCGCACTGCTTCGGCTCAAGAGCGGCACCTGGACGATCATTCTCTGTGCCGGCGATCAGCTGCTCGATCCGAACGCACTGATCCACGCCGGCATCGCAGAGGTTTCGGCCAAACAGCTCGTCGCCATCGTCAAAGATGCCGGACGTCAAACACCACCGGAGCGCGTTGCGATGTTCTCGCGCTTCGAGGGTCTCGTCTCGATGGACGATCATTCCCACCCTCAACCTCATCAGAAGCACTGA
- the copD gene encoding copper homeostasis membrane protein CopD encodes MLEPLVIVRAAHFAACTVAMGTLVLALLTARAGARSGPAGGAGAEQGFRGLALAALAVAAVSGALWLALIAATILDVPLPEVFGDGGITTVALDTRFGRIGCLRLALVLIAAALLLWKGNGWTALAATTALIASVAIMGHAGAGTGMTGAIHLTSDVIHLAAAGAWLGALPALAWLLWRSRTGPAQGALAAEVTRRFGTVALIAVAALLASGIVNTAILVGWPTDPLATTYARALALKIGLFVAMLALAAFNRFRLTPALPRPGALRALAGTALAETGLGLGVLLLVGLLGTLPPAAHVHTSSAAVNREAAFVHIHTAQVMADLTINPGRAGVSTATVQLWHEDYRSYAADRVRLTLEPKNKALETVTRDAAAGPDGTWVVGSLRIQSGGEWIARLSIERGGRAVVLDAPVVLAQCSNDCW; translated from the coding sequence GTGCTCGAACCGCTGGTCATCGTCCGCGCCGCTCATTTCGCCGCCTGCACGGTGGCCATGGGCACCCTCGTGCTCGCGCTGCTGACCGCGCGCGCGGGGGCGCGGAGCGGGCCGGCCGGCGGCGCGGGCGCCGAACAAGGCTTCCGCGGGCTGGCCCTGGCCGCGCTCGCGGTGGCGGCGGTGTCCGGCGCGCTGTGGCTAGCTCTCATCGCCGCCACCATTCTCGATGTCCCCCTTCCCGAGGTGTTTGGCGACGGTGGAATCACGACAGTCGCGCTGGACACACGCTTCGGCCGGATCGGCTGTCTGCGGCTGGCGCTGGTCCTGATCGCGGCGGCGTTGCTGCTGTGGAAAGGAAACGGCTGGACGGCCTTGGCGGCAACCACGGCGCTGATCGCAAGCGTCGCCATCATGGGCCATGCCGGGGCCGGGACCGGGATGACCGGTGCAATCCACCTGACATCCGACGTTATTCATCTCGCTGCGGCCGGCGCTTGGCTCGGGGCCCTGCCGGCGCTGGCGTGGCTGCTGTGGCGGAGCCGAACCGGGCCGGCCCAGGGCGCGCTCGCGGCGGAGGTCACCCGGCGCTTCGGCACAGTCGCGCTGATCGCCGTGGCAGCGCTCCTCGCCAGTGGCATCGTCAATACCGCCATTCTGGTCGGCTGGCCGACCGATCCATTAGCCACCACCTATGCCCGGGCGCTGGCGCTGAAGATCGGCCTGTTTGTCGCCATGCTGGCCCTGGCCGCCTTTAACCGGTTCCGGCTGACACCGGCGCTGCCGCGGCCGGGCGCGTTGCGCGCGTTGGCCGGCACGGCGCTGGCGGAGACGGGGCTCGGCCTCGGGGTTCTGCTGCTTGTGGGGCTACTCGGCACCCTGCCGCCGGCCGCACATGTGCATACGTCTTCAGCAGCGGTTAATCGTGAGGCAGCTTTCGTCCATATCCACACCGCGCAGGTAATGGCCGATCTGACCATCAACCCCGGACGGGCCGGCGTCTCCACGGCAACCGTCCAGCTCTGGCACGAAGATTACCGGTCCTACGCCGCTGATCGTGTCCGTTTAACCCTCGAACCCAAGAACAAGGCGCTTGAGACCGTGACCCGCGATGCGGCCGCAGGCCCTGACGGAACCTGGGTGGTGGGAAGCTTGCGTATACAATCCGGAGGCGAGTGGATAGCGCGGCTCAGCATCGAGCGCGGCGGCAGGGCGGTCGTTCTCGACGCTCCGGTCGTATTGGCGCAGTGCAGCAACGATTGCTGGTGA
- a CDS encoding ribonuclease J, which translates to MNNNSSNRTDLVYAPLGGVGEIGMNLSVYGLGNDHKRTWLAVDLGVSFAQEEHLPGVDLILPDIGFLVSERKNLAGIVITHAHEDHFGALLDLWPKLKVPVYATPFTAALLESKRAGEAGVPEIPVTIVRPGDRFNVGTFDIEMVAMAHSIPEATALIIRTPAGTVLHTGDWKIDKTPMLGPGTDEARLRALGEEGCLAVVGDSTNAVRDGISPSESDVEKTIAGLIKNAKGRVAVTTFASNVERLRSVALAADAAGREVVVVGRAMDRVVAISRELGLLDGVKAFRSVDAYGYLPPDKVVALCTGSQGEPRAALARIAEDQHPDVTLSRGDTVIFSARTIPGNEKEVGRIINGLIDQGIEVITDRTHMVHVSGHPRRGEVEQLLTWVKPKILIPVHGEALHLSEHAKLGRALGIPEVVQCRNGDLVRLVEGKAAIIDEVPAGRTYKDGYLLVQADARTIADRKRLAFGGAISVALALTERGELAADPEFDMIGIPERDAGGELMHDIVLDAIETTYETLPRKRRGDPDALAEAVRRAVRSTVSQRWGKKPMCHVHVLVV; encoded by the coding sequence ATGAACAACAACAGCAGCAATCGCACCGACCTCGTTTACGCGCCGCTTGGCGGCGTCGGTGAAATCGGCATGAACCTGTCGGTCTATGGCCTCGGCAATGACCACAAACGGACGTGGCTGGCGGTCGATCTTGGCGTCTCCTTTGCGCAGGAAGAACACTTGCCGGGTGTCGATCTGATCCTGCCGGATATCGGTTTCCTTGTCTCGGAGCGCAAGAATCTCGCCGGCATCGTTATCACCCACGCCCACGAGGACCACTTCGGCGCGCTGCTCGATCTGTGGCCGAAGCTGAAGGTGCCGGTCTATGCCACGCCGTTCACCGCGGCGCTGCTTGAATCGAAGCGCGCCGGCGAGGCGGGCGTGCCGGAAATTCCGGTGACCATCGTCCGTCCCGGCGATCGCTTCAATGTCGGCACCTTCGACATCGAGATGGTGGCGATGGCGCATTCGATCCCGGAGGCGACTGCGCTCATTATCCGCACGCCGGCCGGCACGGTGCTGCACACCGGTGACTGGAAGATCGACAAGACGCCGATGCTGGGGCCCGGTACTGACGAGGCCAGACTGCGGGCGCTTGGCGAGGAAGGTTGCCTTGCCGTGGTCGGCGATTCGACCAACGCGGTCCGTGACGGCATCTCGCCGTCGGAATCCGACGTCGAAAAAACCATCGCCGGTCTGATCAAAAATGCCAAGGGGCGGGTCGCCGTCACCACCTTTGCGTCCAACGTCGAGCGGCTTCGCAGTGTGGCGCTGGCGGCGGATGCAGCCGGTCGCGAGGTGGTCGTCGTCGGCCGTGCTATGGACCGTGTCGTCGCCATCTCGCGTGAACTCGGCCTGCTCGACGGTGTGAAGGCTTTCCGCTCGGTCGATGCCTATGGCTATCTGCCGCCGGACAAGGTGGTGGCGTTGTGCACCGGCAGCCAGGGCGAACCGCGCGCGGCGCTGGCGCGCATCGCCGAGGACCAGCACCCGGATGTCACCTTGTCGCGCGGCGACACCGTGATTTTTTCGGCGCGTACCATTCCCGGCAACGAGAAAGAGGTCGGCCGCATTATCAACGGTCTGATTGATCAGGGCATCGAGGTCATCACTGACCGCACCCATATGGTCCACGTTTCCGGCCATCCGCGCCGCGGTGAAGTCGAGCAGTTGCTCACTTGGGTGAAGCCGAAGATCCTCATTCCCGTCCATGGCGAGGCGCTGCATCTGTCCGAGCACGCCAAGCTCGGCCGCGCGCTGGGCATTCCCGAGGTCGTGCAGTGCCGCAACGGCGATCTGGTGCGGCTGGTCGAAGGCAAGGCCGCCATCATCGACGAGGTGCCGGCAGGCCGCACTTATAAAGATGGTTATCTGCTGGTGCAGGCGGATGCCCGCACCATCGCGGATCGCAAGCGGCTGGCTTTCGGCGGGGCCATTTCTGTCGCGCTGGCGCTGACCGAGCGCGGCGAGCTTGCCGCCGACCCGGAATTCGACATGATCGGCATTCCGGAGCGCGATGCCGGCGGCGAACTGATGCACGACATCGTGTTGGATGCGATCGAGACGACCTACGAAACCCTGCCGCGCAAGCGCCGCGGCGATCCGGACGCGTTGGCGGAGGCCGTTCGGCGCGCCGTGCGCTCAACGGTGTCGCAGCGCTGGGGCAAGAAGCCCATGTGCCATGTCCATGTGCTCGTCGTATGA
- the mce gene encoding methylmalonyl-CoA epimerase, protein MIGRLNHVAIAVRDIAKASAVYRDTLGADVTDKVAQPDHGVFTVFINLPNTKIELLEPMSEGSPIAKFLDKNPDGGIHHVCYEVDDIIAARDKLKIQGARVLGDGEPKIGAHGKPVLFLHPKDFCGTLVELEQA, encoded by the coding sequence ATGATCGGTCGTCTCAATCACGTTGCCATCGCCGTGCGCGATATCGCCAAGGCTTCCGCGGTCTATCGCGACACGCTCGGCGCCGACGTCACGGACAAGGTGGCGCAGCCGGACCACGGCGTCTTCACCGTGTTCATCAATCTGCCGAACACCAAGATCGAGCTGCTCGAGCCGATGAGCGAGGGATCGCCGATCGCCAAATTTCTCGACAAGAATCCGGACGGCGGCATTCATCACGTCTGTTACGAGGTCGATGACATCATCGCCGCCCGCGACAAGCTGAAGATTCAGGGCGCGCGCGTGCTCGGCGACGGCGAGCCAAAGATCGGCGCGCATGGCAAGCCGGTGCTGTTCCTGCATCCGAAGGATTTCTGCGGAACGCTGGTCGAGCTCGAGCAGGCCTGA
- a CDS encoding DUF1467 family protein has translation MTVTTIIAIYVLVWWVTFFAVLPFGVRSQHESGDFIEGTDPGAPAIHRVWIKVLYTTVISAAIFAAMYFAYVYDLLPLEFLKRISQPPVS, from the coding sequence ATGACCGTTACCACCATCATCGCGATCTACGTCCTCGTCTGGTGGGTGACGTTCTTCGCCGTTCTGCCCTTCGGCGTGCGCAGCCAGCACGAAAGCGGCGATTTCATCGAAGGCACCGATCCCGGCGCACCCGCCATTCATCGCGTCTGGATCAAGGTGCTCTATACGACCGTGATCTCGGCGGCGATTTTCGCGGCGATGTACTTTGCGTATGTCTACGACCTGCTGCCGCTCGAATTCCTCAAGCGAATCTCGCAGCCGCCGGTGTCGTGA
- a CDS encoding DUF2946 family protein codes for MRLGWRQWVSVLAMYVIALNTILWAALAPVPAAGSFDPLSAICHNVAQTADQTAQAPDGQPAKPSKACDHCSLCSATPFSSNGIDSVLAGILEPGRLLRVLQPSDAAHTTSVDASPSLARGPPIHNV; via the coding sequence ATGCGTCTGGGTTGGCGTCAGTGGGTATCGGTTCTCGCGATGTACGTCATCGCGCTGAATACGATTCTGTGGGCCGCCCTGGCTCCCGTCCCCGCCGCCGGCTCGTTCGATCCCCTCTCCGCCATCTGCCATAACGTCGCGCAAACCGCCGACCAGACTGCTCAAGCCCCCGACGGACAGCCCGCCAAGCCGAGCAAGGCCTGCGACCACTGCAGCCTGTGCAGCGCGACGCCGTTTTCGTCGAACGGCATCGACAGCGTGCTCGCCGGCATTCTCGAGCCCGGCCGTTTGCTGCGCGTTCTGCAGCCGTCCGACGCGGCGCATACCACGAGCGTCGACGCCTCCCCCAGCCTCGCCCGCGGTCCTCCGATCCACAACGTCTGA
- a CDS encoding YcnI family copper-binding membrane protein, whose protein sequence is MKRKSTIALATALFAAVGASPALAHITLEKKEAPVGSFYKAVLSVPHGCDGAATVKVSVQIPEGIISVKPMVKPGWTLEVKRGDYAKPYSYLHGAKLTQGPKEVIWSGGNIPDAYYDEFTMQAFIAGELAPNTTIYFPVVQTCEKGEHRWIETPSTPKTGSGHGEPAPALKLLPAATKAH, encoded by the coding sequence ATGAAACGCAAATCAACCATCGCCCTCGCCACCGCGCTGTTCGCTGCCGTCGGCGCCAGCCCGGCGCTCGCCCACATCACGCTGGAAAAGAAGGAAGCCCCGGTCGGATCGTTCTACAAAGCGGTGCTCAGCGTCCCGCATGGCTGCGACGGCGCCGCCACCGTAAAGGTTTCGGTGCAGATTCCCGAAGGCATCATTTCAGTCAAGCCGATGGTGAAGCCCGGCTGGACGCTCGAGGTGAAACGTGGCGACTATGCCAAGCCCTACAGCTACCTGCACGGTGCCAAGCTGACTCAAGGGCCTAAGGAAGTCATCTGGTCGGGCGGCAATATTCCGGACGCCTATTACGACGAGTTCACAATGCAGGCCTTCATCGCCGGCGAACTGGCGCCGAACACGACCATCTATTTCCCGGTGGTTCAGACCTGCGAAAAGGGCGAGCATCGCTGGATTGAAACGCCATCGACGCCCAAGACCGGCAGCGGGCATGGCGAACCGGCGCCGGCGCTGAAATTGCTGCCGGCCGCAACGAAGGCGCACTGA
- the nuoN gene encoding NADH-quinone oxidoreductase subunit NuoN, which yields MNTLTSINALQPIFPEIVLAIGAMALLMLSVFVGERSARFVNTLCILLLIGIGALIVWLPAGRVTLFDGSFVVDDFARFLKLLTLAGSAGTLILSLDYLTKENLQKAEYGVLVLLATLGMLVLISANDLIALYLGLELMSLPLYVIASSNRDNAKSTEAGLKYFVLGALSSGMLLYGASLIYGFTGTVNFAGIAKAAQGGAGTGLIFGIVFLFAGFCFKISAVPFHMWTPDVYEGAPTPVTAFFAAAPKVAGIAIFVRATIVAFPGVTHSWQQIVVFVAIASMALGAFAAIGQKNIKRLMAYSSIGHMGFALVGLAAGTAEGVQGVLIYMTIYVGMTLGTFACILSMRRDGVMVENISDLSGLSRTKPTMAFMLAMLLFSLAGVPPLAGFFGKFYVFLAAVNAGLFTLAVLGVLSSVVGAFYYLAIVKVMYFDQPAPAFQRIPVLVGLMLAVFGTLNIVFFLYPAPLIGAATAAAKSLF from the coding sequence ATGAATACCTTGACCTCGATAAACGCGCTGCAGCCGATCTTCCCGGAGATCGTGCTGGCGATCGGCGCCATGGCGCTGCTGATGCTGTCGGTGTTCGTCGGCGAGCGCTCGGCGCGCTTCGTCAATACCCTGTGTATCCTGCTGCTGATCGGCATCGGCGCGCTGATCGTCTGGCTGCCGGCCGGCCGCGTCACCTTGTTCGACGGCAGCTTCGTCGTCGACGACTTCGCGCGCTTCCTCAAGCTGCTGACGCTGGCCGGCTCCGCCGGCACGCTGATCCTGTCGCTGGACTATCTCACCAAAGAGAACCTGCAGAAGGCCGAATACGGCGTGCTGGTGCTGCTCGCCACGCTCGGCATGTTGGTGCTCATTTCGGCCAACGACCTGATCGCGCTTTATCTCGGCCTCGAGCTGATGAGCCTGCCGCTTTACGTCATCGCTTCGTCGAACCGCGACAACGCCAAATCGACCGAAGCGGGCCTCAAATATTTTGTGCTCGGTGCGCTGTCGTCCGGCATGCTGCTGTACGGCGCGTCGCTGATCTACGGCTTCACCGGCACCGTGAACTTCGCCGGTATCGCCAAAGCGGCGCAGGGCGGTGCGGGCACCGGGCTGATCTTCGGCATCGTGTTCCTGTTCGCCGGCTTCTGCTTCAAGATCTCGGCCGTGCCGTTCCACATGTGGACGCCGGACGTCTATGAGGGCGCGCCGACGCCGGTCACGGCGTTCTTCGCCGCAGCGCCAAAGGTTGCCGGCATCGCCATCTTCGTCCGCGCCACCATCGTTGCGTTTCCGGGTGTCACCCATTCCTGGCAGCAGATTGTCGTCTTCGTCGCCATCGCCTCGATGGCGCTCGGCGCTTTCGCTGCGATCGGCCAGAAGAACATCAAACGCCTGATGGCCTATTCGTCGATCGGCCATATGGGTTTTGCACTGGTCGGTCTTGCCGCCGGCACCGCCGAAGGCGTGCAGGGCGTGCTGATCTACATGACGATCTATGTCGGCATGACGCTCGGCACCTTCGCCTGCATCCTGTCGATGCGCCGCGACGGAGTGATGGTCGAGAATATCAGCGACCTGTCGGGCCTGTCGCGCACCAAGCCGACAATGGCTTTCATGCTGGCGATGCTGCTGTTTTCGCTCGCCGGCGTCCCGCCGCTCGCCGGCTTCTTCGGCAAGTTCTATGTCTTCCTTGCCGCCGTGAATGCCGGGCTGTTCACGCTCGCCGTGCTTGGGGTGCTGTCGAGCGTGGTGGGCGCATTCTACTATCTCGCCATCGTCAAGGTGATGTATTTCGACCAGCCGGCGCCGGCGTTCCAGCGCATACCGGTTCTGGTCGGGCTGATGCTCGCCGTGTTCGGTACGCTGAACATTGTCTTCTTCCTGTATCCCGCGCCGCTCATCGGCGCAGCAACGGCGGCGGCCAAATCGCTATTCTAG